The Etheostoma spectabile isolate EspeVRDwgs_2016 chromosome 24, UIUC_Espe_1.0, whole genome shotgun sequence genome contains a region encoding:
- the plaat1l gene encoding phospholipase A and acyltransferase 5 translates to MGLKHSQPQLFPGDIVEYPRNKYFSHFAVYYGERDGVPYVAHLTCRDSDSKLPLFGRALRSEVKLDPLELLGKKYKVNNMLDDSFSARDFHSVVKPAIEDLMGREVTFDILFHNSEHQATLLRYGVKKSEQIERIYEHIMPAWKKLFAEKKL, encoded by the exons AAACATTCCCAGCCCCAGCTGTTCCCGGGGGACATCGTGGAGTACCCCAGGAACAAATACTTCTCTCATTTCGCGGTGTACTACGGAGAAAGAGACGGCGTTCCCTACGTTGCTCACCTGACGTGTCGAG ATTCAGACTCCAAGCTGCCGCTGTTTGGCCGAGctctgaggtcagaggtcaaactGGATCCACTGGAGCTGCTGGGGAAGAAATACAAG GTCAACAACATGCTGGACGACTCGTTCTCGGCCAGAGACTTCCACAGCGTGGTGAAGCCGGCCATCGAGGACCTGATGGGCCGCGAGGTCACGTTCGACATCCTGTTTCATAACAGCGAGCACCAGGCGACGCTCCTCAGATACGGAGTCAAGAAGTCTGAGCAG ataGAGAGGATTTACGAGCACATCATGCCCGCCTGGAAGAAGCTGTTTGCTGAGAAGAAACTGTGA
- the ephx2 gene encoding LOW QUALITY PROTEIN: bifunctional epoxide hydrolase 2 (The sequence of the model RefSeq protein was modified relative to this genomic sequence to represent the inferred CDS: inserted 1 base in 1 codon) encodes MHQQKLSAPSCRANTFLLGEREREKQGSFPSDSEDMAETKKKKKKAVLFNFWGVAVSSRPRAVFHKLEESHHLPGGFLSSVASQEDGAMRRAEIGEMTLSQMIPAFEAEVVTEAKVKGVTLPSDWSVGVLLQELRDAMTDVQRDVLETAARLRHSGLLTAVLANHWLDDSAAGDRHAHLLSLLGGHFDLVLQSCRSGHRVPEPAMFSSALQHLGVTSQQALWLDADEEGVKAAEGAGMTAILVENLNDALNKLADFTGVQAVGADSPPPSCSPAEXSHGYVTIEPGVRTHFVEMGSGPPVLLCHGFPESWYSWRYQIPAVAAAGFRVLALDMKGYGESTAPPDVEEYSQEQLCKDLITFMDKMSLPQVTLVGHDWGGILVWTMAQYYPERVRAVASLNTPLFPVDPAVPPAERMKAVSIFDYQLYFQKPGVAEAELEKDLERTFKIFFFSSAEVGTRPALSTAGVCARGGLFVGLPEQIPRGRMLTEADLQYYVSQYKERGFRRPLNWYRNGEANWRWMCSRPTGKLLMPALMVTAGKDQVLLPAFSKGMEDLIPNLSRGHIEECGHWTQMDKPAETNRILVPWLRDTLKAAGGGSLAPKL; translated from the exons ATGCATCAACAGAAGCTTTCTGCACCAAGCTGCAGAGCAAACACGTTCCtgttgggagagagagagagagagaaacaaggaTCATTTCCCTCAGACTCAGAGGACATGGCtgagacgaagaagaagaagaagaaagctgtTTTGTTTAACTTCTGGGGAGTCGCTGTCTCTTCCAGACCTCGTGCAGTTTTCCATAAACTGGAGGAGTCACACCACCTGCCAGG GGGTTTTCTGTCCAGCGTGGCGTCCCAGGAGGACGGTGCCATGAGGCGGGCGGAGATAGGCGAGATGACGCTGTCTCAG atgatCCCGGCGTTCGAGGCGGAGGTCGTGACGGAGGCCAAGGTCAAGGGTGTGACCCTGCCGTCTGATTGGTCGGTCGGAGTCCTGCTGCAGGAACTCAGAGACGCGATGACGGACGTCCAACGAGACGTGTTGGAGACGGCTGCCCGTCTCCGTCACagtg GTTTACTGACAGCCGTGCTGGCCAATCACTGGCTAGATGACAGCGCCGCTGGAGACCGTCACGCCCACCTTCTCTCGCTGCTGGGCGGCCATTTTGACCTGGTCCTGCAGTCGTGTCGCTCAGGTCACAGGGTCCCCGAGCCCGCCATGTTCAGCTCCGCTCTGCAGCACCTGGGGGTGACATCACAACAG GCGCTGTGGTTGGATGCAGACGAGGAAGGCGTGAAGGCAGCAGAGGGAGCGGGGATGACGGCCATCTTGGTGGAAAACCTGAACGACGCTCTCAACAAGCTGGCTGACTTTACTGGGGTTCAG gctgttggaGCAGACAGTCCTCCCCCATCCTGCAGCCCCGCTG GGTCCCACGGATACGTCACCATCGAG ccTGGCGTGAGGACTCATTTTGTTGAGATGGGCTCAGGTCCACCAGTGCTGCTGTGTCACGGCTTCCCTGAGAGCTGGTACTCCTGGAGATACCAG atccCGGCCGTGGCAGCAGCTGGTTTCAGGGTGCTGGCTCTGGACATGAAGGGGTACGGAGAGTCCACAGCGCCACCAG ACGTAGAAGAATATTCTCAGGAGCAGCTTTGCAAG GATTTAATCACATTTATGGACAAAATG TCGCTGCCGCAGGTCACTCTGGTGGGACATGACTGGGGCGGCATCCTGGTGTGGACCATGGCTCAGTATTACCCTGAGAGAGtgag ggctgTAGCGTCCCTGAACACGCCTCTGTTCCCCGTGGATCCTGCTGTACCTCCTGCAGAGAGAATGAAGGCCGTTTCCATATTCGACTACCAGCTCTACTTCCAAAAACCT ggcGTAGCAGAGGCCGAGCTGGAGAAAGACTTGGAGAGAACGttcaagattttctttttcagcagTGCTGAAGTg ggGACGCGTCCTGCCCTCAGCACTGCAGGCGTCTGTGCTCGAG GTGGTCTGTTTGTGGGTCTGCCGGAGCAGATTCCCCGGGGCCGCATGCTGACGGAGGCCGACCTGCAGTACTACGTCAGCCAGTACAAAGAGCGAGGCTTCAG GAGACCGTTGAACTGGTATCGAAACGGAGAGGCCAACTGGAGGTGGATGTGTTCTCGTCCTACTGGAAAG ctGCTGATGCCTGCTCTGATGGTGACGGCGGGTAAAGACCAGGTTCTGCTGCCGGCCTTCTCCAAGGGGATGGAGGACTTG ATCCCGAACCTGAGCAGAGGACACATTGAGGAGTGTGGACACTGGACTCAGATGGACAAGCCGGCGGAGACAAACCGCATCCTGGTACCGTGGCTCAGAGACACGCTGAAGGCGGCCGGAGGCGGTTCTCTGGCACCGAAACTGTGA